Proteins encoded within one genomic window of Myxococcaceae bacterium JPH2:
- a CDS encoding aminotransferase class I/II-fold pyridoxal phosphate-dependent enzyme — protein sequence MTTPLTHTPLKARLLSALADPQQTRLDLWNRIREEAVRLAARQAAGEDMSRLRGELLAQFNLLRPLERLWTFPGPRLLARLEERAQHGDFDLLAADIRETVRLLSRYEDRACLLGDNLQTARREEERIFGPGAPHYFTVMVVDTLSPEAIEELRRELREAQRGEREFVYQLLPVHSLEDALLAALFNPDIQACVLRHDFPLASSQPLEVLREAMEEIRQEVRAATRPRGYVLAELLRRYMPNLDLYLLTDESLAERDAPTERLFRRVFYRYESSNELHATLVDGVRDRYETPFFDALRHYASRPIGNFHALPVARGHSVFNSKWIRDMGDFYGPNIFMAESSSTSGGLDSLLEPTGAIKHAQEKAARAFGAQRSWFVTNGTSTSNKIVLQALTKPGDIVLIDRNCHKSHHYGLALVGAHPVYLDAYPLQPFAIYGAVPLRTLKEKLLELKRAGRLDAVKMVLLTNCTFDGVTYHPLHVMEEVLAIKPDVCFLWDEAWYGFAGFMPLSRLRTAMFAAQELSRRLSSREYREEYAAWKARMPALEGNESAWLSQRLMPDPDKARVRVYATQSTHKSLSAFRQGSMIHAWDQDFERRAAEPFEEAYFTHTSTSPNYQLVASLDLARRQVELEGYGMVKRVYQLALRCRERVHDDPLLKRYYRFLDPEDLVPAAFRRSGLASFRDRSGSADHLRSVTQAWGHDEFVLDPTRMTLFLGNAGIGGTEFRTRVLMNRLGIQVNKTSINSVLFIATIGATWGSLSFLMDGLRDYAEHLDRELAGASAAERRLHESRVGALTTGLPPLPDFSAFHEAFRPYPGSPEGEMRGAFFLAYGEENREHIPLAQALDAVESGRELVSTSLVVPYPPGFPILVPGQVISPQILDFMLKLDVKEVHGYRADLGLSVFTDRALADYAGKQGRALVARGRRAAEAGAPLPH from the coding sequence ATGACGACGCCCCTGACGCACACGCCCCTCAAGGCCCGGCTGCTCTCCGCGCTCGCCGACCCGCAGCAGACGCGCTTGGACCTGTGGAACCGCATCCGTGAGGAGGCCGTCCGCCTCGCGGCGCGACAGGCCGCGGGAGAAGACATGTCGCGGCTGCGCGGCGAGCTGCTCGCGCAGTTCAACCTGCTGCGTCCCCTGGAGCGGCTGTGGACGTTCCCGGGTCCGCGCCTGCTCGCGCGGCTGGAGGAGCGCGCGCAGCATGGCGACTTCGATCTGCTCGCCGCCGACATCCGCGAGACGGTGCGACTGCTCAGCCGCTACGAGGACCGCGCGTGCCTGCTGGGTGACAACCTCCAGACCGCGCGCCGCGAGGAGGAGCGCATCTTTGGCCCTGGGGCGCCCCACTACTTCACCGTGATGGTGGTGGACACGCTCTCGCCCGAAGCGATCGAAGAGCTGCGCCGCGAGCTGCGAGAGGCCCAGCGCGGCGAGCGCGAGTTCGTCTATCAACTCCTGCCCGTGCACAGCCTGGAGGACGCCCTCCTCGCCGCCCTCTTCAATCCCGACATCCAGGCGTGCGTCCTGCGCCATGACTTCCCCCTGGCGTCCAGCCAGCCGCTGGAAGTGCTGCGCGAGGCGATGGAGGAGATCCGCCAGGAGGTGCGTGCCGCCACCCGCCCACGCGGCTACGTGCTGGCGGAGCTGCTGCGGCGCTACATGCCGAACCTGGACCTCTATCTGCTCACCGACGAGTCGCTGGCCGAGCGCGACGCGCCCACCGAGCGACTGTTCCGCCGCGTCTTCTACCGCTACGAGTCCTCCAATGAGCTGCACGCCACGCTGGTGGATGGCGTGCGCGACCGCTACGAGACGCCCTTCTTCGACGCGCTCCGCCACTACGCGTCCCGGCCCATCGGCAACTTCCACGCCCTGCCCGTTGCTCGCGGCCACTCGGTCTTCAACTCCAAGTGGATCCGCGACATGGGCGACTTCTACGGGCCCAACATCTTCATGGCCGAGTCCAGCTCGACCAGCGGCGGCCTGGACTCCCTGCTGGAACCCACGGGCGCCATCAAGCATGCCCAGGAGAAGGCGGCCCGCGCGTTCGGCGCGCAGCGAAGCTGGTTCGTGACCAACGGCACCTCGACCTCGAACAAGATCGTCCTGCAGGCGCTCACCAAGCCGGGCGACATCGTCCTCATCGATCGCAACTGCCACAAGTCGCACCACTACGGGCTCGCGCTGGTGGGCGCCCATCCCGTCTACCTGGATGCCTATCCGCTCCAGCCCTTCGCCATCTATGGCGCGGTGCCGCTGCGCACCCTCAAGGAAAAGCTCCTGGAGCTGAAGCGCGCCGGGCGCCTGGACGCGGTGAAGATGGTGCTGCTCACCAACTGCACCTTCGACGGCGTCACCTACCATCCGCTCCATGTGATGGAGGAGGTGCTGGCGATCAAACCGGACGTCTGCTTCCTGTGGGACGAGGCCTGGTATGGCTTCGCCGGCTTCATGCCCCTGTCGCGCCTGCGCACCGCGATGTTCGCCGCCCAGGAGCTGTCACGCCGATTGTCGAGCCGCGAGTACCGCGAGGAGTACGCCGCCTGGAAGGCGCGCATGCCCGCGCTGGAGGGCAATGAGTCCGCCTGGCTGAGTCAGCGGCTCATGCCCGACCCCGACAAGGCCCGGGTGCGCGTCTACGCCACGCAGTCCACGCACAAGTCCCTCTCCGCGTTCCGGCAGGGGTCGATGATCCACGCGTGGGATCAGGACTTCGAGCGCCGCGCCGCCGAGCCCTTCGAGGAGGCGTACTTCACGCACACCAGCACGTCTCCCAACTACCAGCTCGTCGCGTCGCTGGACCTCGCGCGCCGGCAGGTGGAGCTGGAGGGCTACGGCATGGTGAAGCGCGTGTACCAGCTCGCGCTGCGCTGCCGGGAGCGTGTGCATGACGACCCACTGCTCAAGCGCTACTACCGCTTCCTGGATCCCGAGGACCTGGTGCCTGCAGCCTTCCGTCGCTCGGGGCTCGCGAGCTTCCGCGATCGCTCGGGCTCGGCCGACCACCTGCGCTCGGTGACCCAGGCCTGGGGCCATGACGAGTTCGTGCTCGACCCCACGCGCATGACGCTCTTCCTGGGTAATGCCGGCATCGGCGGCACGGAGTTCCGCACGCGCGTCCTGATGAACCGGCTGGGCATCCAGGTCAACAAGACGTCCATCAACAGCGTGCTGTTCATCGCGACCATCGGCGCCACCTGGGGCTCCCTGTCGTTCCTCATGGACGGCCTGCGCGACTACGCGGAGCACCTGGACCGCGAGCTGGCGGGCGCGAGCGCCGCGGAGCGCCGGCTGCACGAAAGCCGCGTCGGCGCGCTCACCACGGGCCTGCCGCCGCTGCCGGACTTCAGCGCCTTCCACGAGGCCTTCCGGCCGTACCCTGGCAGCCCCGAGGGAGAGATGCGGGGCGCGTTCTTCCTCGCCTACGGCGAAGAGAACCGGGAGCACATTCCGCTGGCCCAGGCCCTGGATGCGGTGGAGTCCGGACGCGAGCTGGTCTCCACCAGC